From Ictidomys tridecemlineatus isolate mIctTri1 chromosome 2, mIctTri1.hap1, whole genome shotgun sequence, the proteins below share one genomic window:
- the Ankrd24 gene encoding ankyrin repeat domain-containing protein 24 isoform X14, whose amino-acid sequence MPAPVLMPAPVWNTTWEARDTSSASSRTLRSSSSGGSKICAATGSPGQDWGKSDERLLQAVENQDAARVAALIARKGLVPTKLDPEGKSAFHLAAMRGAASCLEVMLAHGADVMSTDGAGYNALHLAAKYGHPQCVKQLLQASCVVDIEDGSGWTALHHAVAGGCLSCSEMLCSFKAHLNPRDRSGATPLIIAAQMCHSDLCRLLLQQGAAANDQDLQGRTALMLACEGASPETVEVLLQGGARPGLTDALGQDAAHYGALAGDKLILHLLQEAAQRPSPPSGWNPGPHACEGTTRARRHLRTPCPAMTSEGLPKSGRHPSRRPAFPCRMIAKPMRRLCGCGRREATSCRRSEAWSSTGTGGSRSRRRPRPAHSTVCRDRCKSCSSCWRRSRRRRRAWAERWKVCRAGCPCWRASGRTPAMTWPPCRMRKGSCPIFQILEDFEKDEMQMEANGSAEVVPLVLYDSLRAEFDQLRKQHAEALRALEQQEAGQAPGAEAAAHRPPQGSDSGAKAAPEGPTGAELNGTAALEARVMGAENTGEETAGAVEARTLEGATAVPEAEAAVDAEAQETERAGAQASAAEASAAQVTTVKAVPAGKAGAATPGAEATGPEATERKADNPEKASGEAADMEAARGAGVPAGSGLHPGAAEASEKLQAELETRIRGLEEALRQREREAAAELEAARGKCEAAEAEAGRLRARVREAEGAEAGAGSGGDTGQLRAALEQAREDLRDRDRRLRELEAASALLDEVRAGRLLAEEEARGLRAELARREEARLEQSRELEVLREQLASARAAGEQQQAAAAELGHARDAAEARAAELAAACEEARRGLAELREASEALRRASVPVCEHRRLQEEALELRGRAAGLEQEVVATGQEAARLRAELDRERGDGVARAEHERTVGALQAEVARLQGQLEELARRHERTSAEVFQVQREALFMKSERHAAEAQLATAEQQLRSLRTEAERAREAQSRAQEALDKAKEKDKKITELSKEVFSLKEALKEQPAAPAAPRVEAEVEALRGQVKALQRQMEEAARDHCAVVALYRSHLLYAIQGQMDEDVQRILSQILQMQRLQAQGR is encoded by the exons GGCCAGGACTGGGGCAAGAGTGACGAGAGGCTGCTGCAGGCCGTGGAGAACCAGGACGCAGCCCGCGTGGCCGCACTCATTGCCCGCAAGGGGCTGGTGCCCACAAAACTGGACCCTGAGGGCAAGTCCGC gTTCCACCTGGCGGCCATGCGGGGTGCAGCCAGCTGTCTGGAGGTGATGCTGGCCCACGGTGCCGACGTCATGAGCACTGACGGAGCAG GTTACAACGCCCTCCACCTGGCCGCCAAGTACGGGCACCCGCAGTGTGTGAAGCAGCTGCTGCAG GCCTCGTGCGTGGTGGACATCGAGGATGGCAGTGGGTGGACAGCCCTACATCACGCAG TGGCTGGAGGCTGTCTGTCCTGCTCAGAGATGCTCTGCTCCTTCAAGGCACATCTGAACCCGCGGGACCGG TCGGGCGCCACGCCTCTCATCATAGCTGCTCAGATGTGCCACTCGGACCTGTGCCGGCTGCTCCTGCAGCAGGGGGCTGCTGCCAATGACCAGGACCTGCAGGGCAG GACGGCCCTGATGCTGGCCTGTGAGGGCGCCAGCCCCGAGACCGTGGAGGTGCTGCTGCAGGGCGGGGCCCGGCCAGGCCTCACTGACGCCCTGGGCCAGGACGCCGCTCACTACGGGGCCCTAGCAGGGGACAAGCTCATCCTGCACCTTCTGCAAGAGGCGGCTCAGCGTCCCTCCCCACCCAGTG gatggaacccagggcctcacgcatgcgag GGGACGACTCGGGCGAGGCGTCATCTCAG AACTCCGTGTCCAGCCATGACCAGCGAGGGGCTGCCAAAAAGCGGAAGGCACCCCAGCCGCCGGCCAGCATTCCCATGCCG GATGATCGCGAAGCCTATGAGGAGATTGTGCGGCTGCGGCAGGAGAGAGGCCACCTCCTGCAGAAGATCCGAGGCCTGGAGCAGCACAGGGACCGGAGGCAGCCGGAG CCGCAGGAGGCCGAGGCCTGCTCACTCCACAGTCTGCAGAGACAG GTGCAAGAGCTGCAGCAGCTGCTGGcggagaagcaggaggagaaggagagccTGGGCCGAGAGGTGGAAAGTTTGCAGAGCCGGCTGTCCCTGCTGGAG aGCGAGCGGGAGAACACCAGCTATGACGTGGCCACCCTGCAGGATGAGGAAGGGGAGCTGCCCGATTTTCCAG ATCCTGGAGGACTTCGAGAAGGACGAGATGCAGATGGAGGCGAATGGTTCTGCTGAGGTTGTCCCCCTGGTCCTCTATGACTCTCTCCGGGCCGAGTTTGACCAGCTTCGAAAGCAGCATGCAGAGGCCTTGCGGGCGCTGGAGCAGCAGGAGGCAGGGCAGGCCCCGGGGGCAGAGGCAGCTGCTCACCGCCCCCCCCAGGGCTCCGATTCGGGAGCCAAGGCGGCCCCAGAGGGACCCACAGGTGCCGAGCTAAACGGCACCGCGGCTCTGGAAGCCCGAGTTATGGGGGCAGAGAACACAGGTGAGGAGACTGCGGGAGCCGTGGAAGCCAGGACTTTGGAAGGGGCCACCGCAGTGCCCGAGGCCGAGGCAGCCGTGGATGCTGAGGCCCAGGAAACAGAGAGGGCGGGAGCCCAGGCCTCCGCAGCTGAGGCCTCCGCAGCGCAGGTGACTACAGTGAAGGCTGTGCCAGCGGGGAAGGCTGGAGCTGCCACCCCGGGGGCTGAGGCCACTGGCCCAGAGGCCACAGAAAGGAAAGCAGACAATCCAGAGAAGGCCAGCGGCGAGGCTGCGGATATGGAGGCCGCCCGAGGCGCTGGGGTCCCGGCGGGCTCCGGCCTGCACCCTGGGGCCGCTGAGGCCTCCGAGAAGCTGCAGGCGGAGCTGGAGACCCGGATTCGCGGCTTGGAGGAGGCGCTGCGGCAGCGAGAGCGGGAGGCGGCTGCTGAGCTGGAGGCGGCCCGCGGCAAGTGCGAGGCCGCAGAGGCCGAGGCCGGTCGGCTGCGGGCGCGGGTGCGCGAGGCCGAGGGTGCCGAGGCCGGTGCGGGCAGCGGTGGCGACACCGGCCAGCTGCGGGCGGCCCTGGAGCAGGCCCGGGAGGACCTTCGCGACCGCGACCGCCGCCTGCGGGAGCTGGAGGCGGCCTCGGCCTTGCTGGACGAGGTGCGGGCCGGCCGGCTGCTGGCCGAGGAGGAGGCACGGGGCCTGCGGGCGGAGCTGGCCCGACGGGAGGAGGCGCGGCTGGAGCAGAGCCGGGAGCTGGAGGTGCTGCGGGAGCAGCTGGCCTCGGCCAGGGCCGCCGGGGAGCAGCAGCAGGCAGCGGCCGCCGAGCTGGGCCACGCGCGGGACGCGGCCGAGGCCCGGGCCGCAGAGCTGGCCGCGGCCTGCGAGGAGGCCCGGCGGGGCCTGGCGGAGCTGCGCGAGGCCTCCGAGGCCCTCCGCCGGGCGTCCGTGCCCGTCTGCGAGCACCGCCGGCTGCAGGAGGAGGCCCTGGAGCTGCGCGGCCGCGCCGCCGGCCTGGAGCAGGAGGTGGTGGCCACCGGCCAGGAGGCCGCGCGGCTGCGGGCGGAGCTGGACAGGGAGCGCGGGGACGGCGTGGCCCGCGCGGAGCACGAACGCACGGTGGGCGCGCTGCAGGCCGAGGTGGCCCGGCTGCAGGGGCAGCTGGAGGAGCTGGCGCGGAGGCACGAGAGGACCAGCGCCGAGGTCTTCCAG GTGCAGCGGGAGGCGCTGTTCATGAAGAGCGAGCGGCACGCGGCCGAGGCCCAGCTGGCCACCGCGGAGCAGCAGCTACGGAGCCTACGGACCGAAGCCGAGAGGGCACGCGAGGCCCAGAGCCGCGCCCAGGAGGCCCTGGACAAGGCCAAGGAGAAGGACAAGAAG ATCACAGAGCTGTCCAAGGAAGTCTTCAGCCTCAAGGAGGCCTTGAAGGAGCAGCCGGCTGCCCCAGCTGCACCCCGGGTGGAGGCCGAGGTGGAGGCCCTCCGAGGCCAGGTGAAGGCCCTGCAGCGGCAGATGGAG GAGGCTGCCCGTGACCACTGTGCTGTGGTGGCACTGTATAGGAGCCACCTCCTGTATGCCATCCAG GGCCAGATGGACGAGGACGTGCAGCGGATTCTCAGTCAGATCTTGCAGATGCaaaggctccaggcccagggccgcTGA
- the Ankrd24 gene encoding ankyrin repeat domain-containing protein 24 isoform X12 has protein sequence MPAPVLMPAPVWNTTWEARDTSSASSRTLRSSSSGGSKICAATGSPGQDWGKSDERLLQAVENQDAARVAALIARKGLVPTKLDPEGKSAFHLAAMRGAASCLEVMLAHGADVMSTDGAGYNALHLAAKYGHPQCVKQLLQASCVVDIEDGSGWTALHHAVAGGCLSCSEMLCSFKAHLNPRDRSGATPLIIAAQMCHSDLCRLLLQQGAAANDQDLQGRTALMLACEGASPETVEVLLQGGARPGLTDALGQDAAHYGALAGDKLILHLLQEAAQRPSPPSGWNPGPHACEGTTRARRHLRTPCPAMTSEGLPKSGRHPSRRPAFPCRMIAKPMRRLCGCGRREATSCRRSEAWSSTGTGGSRRSGGSRPGSRRRPRPAHSTVCRDRCKSCSSCWRRSRRRRRAWAERWKVCRAGCPCWRASGRTPAMTWPPCRMRKGSCPIFQILEDFEKDEMQMEANGSAEVVPLVLYDSLRAEFDQLRKQHAEALRALEQQEAGQAPGAEAAAHRPPQGSDSGAKAAPEGPTGAELNGTAALEARVMGAENTGEETAGAVEARTLEGATAVPEAEAAVDAEAQETERAGAQASAAEASAAQVTTVKAVPAGKAGAATPGAEATGPEATERKADNPEKASGEAADMEAARGAGVPAGSGLHPGAAEASEKLQAELETRIRGLEEALRQREREAAAELEAARGKCEAAEAEAGRLRARVREAEGAEAGAGSGGDTGQLRAALEQAREDLRDRDRRLRELEAASALLDEVRAGRLLAEEEARGLRAELARREEARLEQSRELEVLREQLASARAAGEQQQAAAAELGHARDAAEARAAELAAACEEARRGLAELREASEALRRASVPVCEHRRLQEEALELRGRAAGLEQEVVATGQEAARLRAELDRERGDGVARAEHERTVGALQAEVARLQGQLEELARRHERTSAEVFQVQREALFMKSERHAAEAQLATAEQQLRSLRTEAERAREAQSRAQEALDKAKEKDKKITELSKEVFSLKEALKEQPAAPAAPRVEAEVEALRGQVKALQRQMEEAARDHCAVVALYRSHLLYAIQGQMDEDVQRILSQILQMQRLQAQGR, from the exons GGCCAGGACTGGGGCAAGAGTGACGAGAGGCTGCTGCAGGCCGTGGAGAACCAGGACGCAGCCCGCGTGGCCGCACTCATTGCCCGCAAGGGGCTGGTGCCCACAAAACTGGACCCTGAGGGCAAGTCCGC gTTCCACCTGGCGGCCATGCGGGGTGCAGCCAGCTGTCTGGAGGTGATGCTGGCCCACGGTGCCGACGTCATGAGCACTGACGGAGCAG GTTACAACGCCCTCCACCTGGCCGCCAAGTACGGGCACCCGCAGTGTGTGAAGCAGCTGCTGCAG GCCTCGTGCGTGGTGGACATCGAGGATGGCAGTGGGTGGACAGCCCTACATCACGCAG TGGCTGGAGGCTGTCTGTCCTGCTCAGAGATGCTCTGCTCCTTCAAGGCACATCTGAACCCGCGGGACCGG TCGGGCGCCACGCCTCTCATCATAGCTGCTCAGATGTGCCACTCGGACCTGTGCCGGCTGCTCCTGCAGCAGGGGGCTGCTGCCAATGACCAGGACCTGCAGGGCAG GACGGCCCTGATGCTGGCCTGTGAGGGCGCCAGCCCCGAGACCGTGGAGGTGCTGCTGCAGGGCGGGGCCCGGCCAGGCCTCACTGACGCCCTGGGCCAGGACGCCGCTCACTACGGGGCCCTAGCAGGGGACAAGCTCATCCTGCACCTTCTGCAAGAGGCGGCTCAGCGTCCCTCCCCACCCAGTG gatggaacccagggcctcacgcatgcgag GGGACGACTCGGGCGAGGCGTCATCTCAG AACTCCGTGTCCAGCCATGACCAGCGAGGGGCTGCCAAAAAGCGGAAGGCACCCCAGCCGCCGGCCAGCATTCCCATGCCG GATGATCGCGAAGCCTATGAGGAGATTGTGCGGCTGCGGCAGGAGAGAGGCCACCTCCTGCAGAAGATCCGAGGCCTGGAGCAGCACAGGGACCGGAGGCAGCCGGAGGTCAGGAGGCAGCAGGCCTGGGAG CCGCAGGAGGCCGAGGCCTGCTCACTCCACAGTCTGCAGAGACAG GTGCAAGAGCTGCAGCAGCTGCTGGcggagaagcaggaggagaaggagagccTGGGCCGAGAGGTGGAAAGTTTGCAGAGCCGGCTGTCCCTGCTGGAG aGCGAGCGGGAGAACACCAGCTATGACGTGGCCACCCTGCAGGATGAGGAAGGGGAGCTGCCCGATTTTCCAG ATCCTGGAGGACTTCGAGAAGGACGAGATGCAGATGGAGGCGAATGGTTCTGCTGAGGTTGTCCCCCTGGTCCTCTATGACTCTCTCCGGGCCGAGTTTGACCAGCTTCGAAAGCAGCATGCAGAGGCCTTGCGGGCGCTGGAGCAGCAGGAGGCAGGGCAGGCCCCGGGGGCAGAGGCAGCTGCTCACCGCCCCCCCCAGGGCTCCGATTCGGGAGCCAAGGCGGCCCCAGAGGGACCCACAGGTGCCGAGCTAAACGGCACCGCGGCTCTGGAAGCCCGAGTTATGGGGGCAGAGAACACAGGTGAGGAGACTGCGGGAGCCGTGGAAGCCAGGACTTTGGAAGGGGCCACCGCAGTGCCCGAGGCCGAGGCAGCCGTGGATGCTGAGGCCCAGGAAACAGAGAGGGCGGGAGCCCAGGCCTCCGCAGCTGAGGCCTCCGCAGCGCAGGTGACTACAGTGAAGGCTGTGCCAGCGGGGAAGGCTGGAGCTGCCACCCCGGGGGCTGAGGCCACTGGCCCAGAGGCCACAGAAAGGAAAGCAGACAATCCAGAGAAGGCCAGCGGCGAGGCTGCGGATATGGAGGCCGCCCGAGGCGCTGGGGTCCCGGCGGGCTCCGGCCTGCACCCTGGGGCCGCTGAGGCCTCCGAGAAGCTGCAGGCGGAGCTGGAGACCCGGATTCGCGGCTTGGAGGAGGCGCTGCGGCAGCGAGAGCGGGAGGCGGCTGCTGAGCTGGAGGCGGCCCGCGGCAAGTGCGAGGCCGCAGAGGCCGAGGCCGGTCGGCTGCGGGCGCGGGTGCGCGAGGCCGAGGGTGCCGAGGCCGGTGCGGGCAGCGGTGGCGACACCGGCCAGCTGCGGGCGGCCCTGGAGCAGGCCCGGGAGGACCTTCGCGACCGCGACCGCCGCCTGCGGGAGCTGGAGGCGGCCTCGGCCTTGCTGGACGAGGTGCGGGCCGGCCGGCTGCTGGCCGAGGAGGAGGCACGGGGCCTGCGGGCGGAGCTGGCCCGACGGGAGGAGGCGCGGCTGGAGCAGAGCCGGGAGCTGGAGGTGCTGCGGGAGCAGCTGGCCTCGGCCAGGGCCGCCGGGGAGCAGCAGCAGGCAGCGGCCGCCGAGCTGGGCCACGCGCGGGACGCGGCCGAGGCCCGGGCCGCAGAGCTGGCCGCGGCCTGCGAGGAGGCCCGGCGGGGCCTGGCGGAGCTGCGCGAGGCCTCCGAGGCCCTCCGCCGGGCGTCCGTGCCCGTCTGCGAGCACCGCCGGCTGCAGGAGGAGGCCCTGGAGCTGCGCGGCCGCGCCGCCGGCCTGGAGCAGGAGGTGGTGGCCACCGGCCAGGAGGCCGCGCGGCTGCGGGCGGAGCTGGACAGGGAGCGCGGGGACGGCGTGGCCCGCGCGGAGCACGAACGCACGGTGGGCGCGCTGCAGGCCGAGGTGGCCCGGCTGCAGGGGCAGCTGGAGGAGCTGGCGCGGAGGCACGAGAGGACCAGCGCCGAGGTCTTCCAG GTGCAGCGGGAGGCGCTGTTCATGAAGAGCGAGCGGCACGCGGCCGAGGCCCAGCTGGCCACCGCGGAGCAGCAGCTACGGAGCCTACGGACCGAAGCCGAGAGGGCACGCGAGGCCCAGAGCCGCGCCCAGGAGGCCCTGGACAAGGCCAAGGAGAAGGACAAGAAG ATCACAGAGCTGTCCAAGGAAGTCTTCAGCCTCAAGGAGGCCTTGAAGGAGCAGCCGGCTGCCCCAGCTGCACCCCGGGTGGAGGCCGAGGTGGAGGCCCTCCGAGGCCAGGTGAAGGCCCTGCAGCGGCAGATGGAG GAGGCTGCCCGTGACCACTGTGCTGTGGTGGCACTGTATAGGAGCCACCTCCTGTATGCCATCCAG GGCCAGATGGACGAGGACGTGCAGCGGATTCTCAGTCAGATCTTGCAGATGCaaaggctccaggcccagggccgcTGA
- the Ankrd24 gene encoding ankyrin repeat domain-containing protein 24 isoform X3 — protein sequence MKTLRARFKKAELRLSPTDLGSCPPCGPCPIPKPAARGRRQGQDWGKSDERLLQAVENQDAARVAALIARKGLVPTKLDPEGKSAFHLAAMRGAASCLEVMLAHGADVMSTDGAGYNALHLAAKYGHPQCVKQLLQASCVVDIEDGSGWTALHHAVAGGCLSCSEMLCSFKAHLNPRDRSGATPLIIAAQMCHSDLCRLLLQQGAAANDQDLQGRTALMLACEGASPETVEVLLQGGARPGLTDALGQDAAHYGALAGDKLILHLLQEAAQRPSPPSGDDSGEASSQNSVSSHDQRGAAKKRKAPQPPASIPMPDDREAYEEIVRLRQERGHLLQKIRGLEQHRDRRQPEVRRQQAWEPQEAEACSLHSLQRQVQELQQLLAEKQEEKESLGREVESLQSRLSLLESERENTSYDVATLQDEEGELPDFPDPNSCPLCPGTPGLTLCPLPGAEALLSRQLSPTAQEQVAALQEQVAALTRQNQELMEKVQILEDFEKDEMQMEANGSAEVVPLVLYDSLRAEFDQLRKQHAEALRALEQQEAGQAPGAEAAAHRPPQGSDSGAKAAPEGPTGAELNGTAALEARVMGAENTGEETAGAVEARTLEGATAVPEAEAAVDAEAQETERAGAQASAAEASAAQVTTVKAVPAGKAGAATPGAEATGPEATERKADNPEKASGEAADMEAARGAGVPAGSGLHPGAAEASEKLQAELETRIRGLEEALRQREREAAAELEAARGKCEAAEAEAGRLRARVREAEGAEAGAGSGGDTGQLRAALEQAREDLRDRDRRLRELEAASALLDEVRAGRLLAEEEARGLRAELARREEARLEQSRELEVLREQLASARAAGEQQQAAAAELGHARDAAEARAAELAAACEEARRGLAELREASEALRRASVPVCEHRRLQEEALELRGRAAGLEQEVVATGQEAARLRAELDRERGDGVARAEHERTVGALQAEVARLQGQLEELARRHERTSAEVFQVQREALFMKSERHAAEAQLATAEQQLRSLRTEAERAREAQSRAQEALDKAKEKDKKITELSKEVFSLKEALKEQPAAPAAPRVEAEVEALRGQVKALQRQMEEAARDHCAVVALYRSHLLYAIQGQMDEDVQRILSQILQMQRLQAQGR from the exons CTGCGGCTCAGCCCCACCGACCTCGGCTCCTGCCCACCCTGCGGCCCCTGCCCCATCCCGAAGCCCGCAGCCAGAGGCAGGCGCCAG GGCCAGGACTGGGGCAAGAGTGACGAGAGGCTGCTGCAGGCCGTGGAGAACCAGGACGCAGCCCGCGTGGCCGCACTCATTGCCCGCAAGGGGCTGGTGCCCACAAAACTGGACCCTGAGGGCAAGTCCGC gTTCCACCTGGCGGCCATGCGGGGTGCAGCCAGCTGTCTGGAGGTGATGCTGGCCCACGGTGCCGACGTCATGAGCACTGACGGAGCAG GTTACAACGCCCTCCACCTGGCCGCCAAGTACGGGCACCCGCAGTGTGTGAAGCAGCTGCTGCAG GCCTCGTGCGTGGTGGACATCGAGGATGGCAGTGGGTGGACAGCCCTACATCACGCAG TGGCTGGAGGCTGTCTGTCCTGCTCAGAGATGCTCTGCTCCTTCAAGGCACATCTGAACCCGCGGGACCGG TCGGGCGCCACGCCTCTCATCATAGCTGCTCAGATGTGCCACTCGGACCTGTGCCGGCTGCTCCTGCAGCAGGGGGCTGCTGCCAATGACCAGGACCTGCAGGGCAG GACGGCCCTGATGCTGGCCTGTGAGGGCGCCAGCCCCGAGACCGTGGAGGTGCTGCTGCAGGGCGGGGCCCGGCCAGGCCTCACTGACGCCCTGGGCCAGGACGCCGCTCACTACGGGGCCCTAGCAGGGGACAAGCTCATCCTGCACCTTCTGCAAGAGGCGGCTCAGCGTCCCTCCCCACCCAGTG GGGACGACTCGGGCGAGGCGTCATCTCAG AACTCCGTGTCCAGCCATGACCAGCGAGGGGCTGCCAAAAAGCGGAAGGCACCCCAGCCGCCGGCCAGCATTCCCATGCCG GATGATCGCGAAGCCTATGAGGAGATTGTGCGGCTGCGGCAGGAGAGAGGCCACCTCCTGCAGAAGATCCGAGGCCTGGAGCAGCACAGGGACCGGAGGCAGCCGGAGGTCAGGAGGCAGCAGGCCTGGGAG CCGCAGGAGGCCGAGGCCTGCTCACTCCACAGTCTGCAGAGACAG GTGCAAGAGCTGCAGCAGCTGCTGGcggagaagcaggaggagaaggagagccTGGGCCGAGAGGTGGAAAGTTTGCAGAGCCGGCTGTCCCTGCTGGAG aGCGAGCGGGAGAACACCAGCTATGACGTGGCCACCCTGCAGGATGAGGAAGGGGAGCTGCCCGATTTTCCAG ACCCCAACTCCTGTCCCCTGTGTCCTGGGACCCCAGGCCTGACTCTGTGCCCCCTGCCAGGGGCCGAGGCCCTGCTGTCCAGGCAGCTAAGCCCGACGGCCCAGGAGCAGGTGGCTGCACTGCAGGAGCAGGTGGCTGCACTCACGAGACAGAACCAGGAGCTAATGGAGAAGGTGCAG ATCCTGGAGGACTTCGAGAAGGACGAGATGCAGATGGAGGCGAATGGTTCTGCTGAGGTTGTCCCCCTGGTCCTCTATGACTCTCTCCGGGCCGAGTTTGACCAGCTTCGAAAGCAGCATGCAGAGGCCTTGCGGGCGCTGGAGCAGCAGGAGGCAGGGCAGGCCCCGGGGGCAGAGGCAGCTGCTCACCGCCCCCCCCAGGGCTCCGATTCGGGAGCCAAGGCGGCCCCAGAGGGACCCACAGGTGCCGAGCTAAACGGCACCGCGGCTCTGGAAGCCCGAGTTATGGGGGCAGAGAACACAGGTGAGGAGACTGCGGGAGCCGTGGAAGCCAGGACTTTGGAAGGGGCCACCGCAGTGCCCGAGGCCGAGGCAGCCGTGGATGCTGAGGCCCAGGAAACAGAGAGGGCGGGAGCCCAGGCCTCCGCAGCTGAGGCCTCCGCAGCGCAGGTGACTACAGTGAAGGCTGTGCCAGCGGGGAAGGCTGGAGCTGCCACCCCGGGGGCTGAGGCCACTGGCCCAGAGGCCACAGAAAGGAAAGCAGACAATCCAGAGAAGGCCAGCGGCGAGGCTGCGGATATGGAGGCCGCCCGAGGCGCTGGGGTCCCGGCGGGCTCCGGCCTGCACCCTGGGGCCGCTGAGGCCTCCGAGAAGCTGCAGGCGGAGCTGGAGACCCGGATTCGCGGCTTGGAGGAGGCGCTGCGGCAGCGAGAGCGGGAGGCGGCTGCTGAGCTGGAGGCGGCCCGCGGCAAGTGCGAGGCCGCAGAGGCCGAGGCCGGTCGGCTGCGGGCGCGGGTGCGCGAGGCCGAGGGTGCCGAGGCCGGTGCGGGCAGCGGTGGCGACACCGGCCAGCTGCGGGCGGCCCTGGAGCAGGCCCGGGAGGACCTTCGCGACCGCGACCGCCGCCTGCGGGAGCTGGAGGCGGCCTCGGCCTTGCTGGACGAGGTGCGGGCCGGCCGGCTGCTGGCCGAGGAGGAGGCACGGGGCCTGCGGGCGGAGCTGGCCCGACGGGAGGAGGCGCGGCTGGAGCAGAGCCGGGAGCTGGAGGTGCTGCGGGAGCAGCTGGCCTCGGCCAGGGCCGCCGGGGAGCAGCAGCAGGCAGCGGCCGCCGAGCTGGGCCACGCGCGGGACGCGGCCGAGGCCCGGGCCGCAGAGCTGGCCGCGGCCTGCGAGGAGGCCCGGCGGGGCCTGGCGGAGCTGCGCGAGGCCTCCGAGGCCCTCCGCCGGGCGTCCGTGCCCGTCTGCGAGCACCGCCGGCTGCAGGAGGAGGCCCTGGAGCTGCGCGGCCGCGCCGCCGGCCTGGAGCAGGAGGTGGTGGCCACCGGCCAGGAGGCCGCGCGGCTGCGGGCGGAGCTGGACAGGGAGCGCGGGGACGGCGTGGCCCGCGCGGAGCACGAACGCACGGTGGGCGCGCTGCAGGCCGAGGTGGCCCGGCTGCAGGGGCAGCTGGAGGAGCTGGCGCGGAGGCACGAGAGGACCAGCGCCGAGGTCTTCCAG GTGCAGCGGGAGGCGCTGTTCATGAAGAGCGAGCGGCACGCGGCCGAGGCCCAGCTGGCCACCGCGGAGCAGCAGCTACGGAGCCTACGGACCGAAGCCGAGAGGGCACGCGAGGCCCAGAGCCGCGCCCAGGAGGCCCTGGACAAGGCCAAGGAGAAGGACAAGAAG ATCACAGAGCTGTCCAAGGAAGTCTTCAGCCTCAAGGAGGCCTTGAAGGAGCAGCCGGCTGCCCCAGCTGCACCCCGGGTGGAGGCCGAGGTGGAGGCCCTCCGAGGCCAGGTGAAGGCCCTGCAGCGGCAGATGGAG GAGGCTGCCCGTGACCACTGTGCTGTGGTGGCACTGTATAGGAGCCACCTCCTGTATGCCATCCAG GGCCAGATGGACGAGGACGTGCAGCGGATTCTCAGTCAGATCTTGCAGATGCaaaggctccaggcccagggccgcTGA